From the Butyrivibrio fibrisolvens genome, one window contains:
- a CDS encoding substrate-binding domain-containing protein, translating into MKRSSNHMLKKIIASVAVCILVIGSLVSCGNKASSSSSGGGGMKILYIITDFDTFRQKLSDAVLAAGKEQGADITMVETGYSVETQVDLVMNAKSQGYDAIILRLADAETALQMNTASNGIPIVYLNSEPSEEYLDSNQNVFVGSEEKVAGQYQAEYVINKLGKKSMNIIIFEGEKGHSGTIGRTNGVRETMIANGVDANIVFMDYANWSTEETEKRFDIFMKTGQSVDAVFCNNDNMALGAINAMKKYGLDYTTIPVCGVDAIEAGCESILAGEMAYTVLQDADLQAARAVEAAIALGGGGTIDNIEGVSEDSKYIWVPFLPVDKSNASDYL; encoded by the coding sequence GTGAAAAGATCATCTAATCATATGTTAAAGAAAATAATAGCATCGGTAGCTGTATGTATCCTTGTAATAGGATCACTTGTCAGCTGCGGCAATAAAGCGTCCTCTTCATCATCAGGAGGAGGCGGCATGAAGATCCTGTATATAATCACAGACTTTGATACCTTCAGGCAAAAGCTCTCTGACGCTGTACTTGCAGCCGGCAAAGAGCAAGGCGCTGATATTACAATGGTAGAGACGGGATACTCTGTAGAAACTCAGGTAGACCTTGTAATGAATGCTAAATCTCAAGGCTATGATGCGATCATCTTAAGACTTGCTGATGCTGAAACAGCTCTTCAGATGAACACAGCATCCAATGGTATACCGATCGTATATCTTAACAGTGAACCTTCTGAAGAATATCTTGACAGTAATCAGAACGTGTTCGTAGGCTCCGAAGAAAAAGTAGCCGGACAGTATCAGGCAGAATATGTCATCAATAAACTTGGCAAGAAATCCATGAACATCATCATCTTCGAAGGCGAGAAAGGCCACTCTGGTACCATCGGAAGGACCAATGGCGTAAGAGAGACAATGATAGCCAATGGCGTAGATGCCAATATCGTATTCATGGATTATGCTAACTGGAGTACTGAAGAGACAGAGAAAAGATTCGATATCTTTATGAAGACCGGCCAGAGCGTAGATGCAGTATTCTGTAACAACGACAATATGGCTCTTGGTGCTATCAATGCTATGAAGAAATACGGTCTTGATTACACCACTATCCCTGTATGCGGAGTAGATGCCATAGAAGCAGGCTGTGAATCGATCCTTGCCGGCGAGATGGCATATACAGTCCTTCAGGATGCAGATCTTCAGGCAGCAAGAGCTGTAGAAGCTGCAATAGCTCTTGGAGGCGGCGGAACCATCGATAATATCGAGGGTGTATCAGAAGACAGTAAATATATCTGGGTTCCATTCCTTCCTGTAGATAAAAGTAACGCAAGTGACTACTTATAA